The region TTGCCGTTTTCGCCGATGAAGTCCTTCAGCGTTTCGATGTCTTTGTAGTCGATGTGATCGACGCCAGCGGCCGTGAAACGGCAGAACTTCTTGCGCTTGAAGAGCGGATTTTGTTGCTGACGACGCTTGTCGAATTTCTTACCAGTCGGGCGGGGCATGTTCAGTCCTTTCCAATGTCCTGCAATTCTGTGATGTGAAATACCAGAGTTCTTGCGTTGCGGTGCTTTTTTGCCAGAAAGCCTGTGAAGAGCGTTTCCACGCCCATCTGACAGCTTTCCAGCTTACCGCTCGCCTCGCCTGCGGCTACAGCCTGCATGGTCAGTTCGACTTGCCGGGCAATGCCGGCTTCGACGACTTCCGTGCGGTGGTGCAACGTGCAGCCTGCAATCGGAACGCCGGCGGGGGTATACCGCACCGGTTCGCGTTCGACGACGCTGGCCGTAAGTTGCAGCCGGTTCATGTACCCTTTGGCGAGAGCGACGCTTGATCTGGTAGCTTAAATAATGTGTCTTAAGCCTGCGCTTCGGACGGTTGCGTAGCAGCCGACTTCTTGGCTTCTTCGCGCTGCACTTCCTTCATCATCGGCGACGGGCCGGTTTCGGCCTTTTTCATCTTGACGATCAGGTGACGCAGAACAGCGTCGTTGAACTTGAATGCGTGTTCCAGCTCGTCGAGCGTGGTTTGGTCGCATTCGATGTTCATGCAGACGTAGTGAGCCTTCGCGAGTTTCTCGATCATGTAGGCCAGTTGGCGACGGCCCCAGTCCTCGATACGGTGGATCTGGCCACCGTGCGACGTGATCGTGCTCTTGTAACGCTCGATCATGGCGGGCACTTGCTCGCTCTGATCGGGGTGCACAATAAAGACGATTTCATAATGACGCATACACACTCCTTGTGGACTTGTGGATTAAAGCCACCCGGGCGTCGGAACCGGTGTGGCAAGTGAGAAGCCAAAGAGTGTAACCCGATTGGGGCCGGGTTGCAAGATATCCCGCTAGTTTTGCGCGCGAATCGGGTGTGTTTTCAAGGGTTTAGGCGGCTTCGAACGGGTTGACGGAAGCCCCGGCCCACGCTTGCCGGCCCTTGCCAGCCCCTTGCGCGGCCCTGTCGGCTCGACCTCAGCCGCCGTCCGATCGGCCGCCTCAACCGCCCTCCGTCCGCTCGCTGCCACCTTGCAGGCGGGCCTTAAGCGCCGCTTCGAGGCCGCTCAACGCGTCGGGCGCGGCGTCCGTAATCGCCCACCAGGTCATGCCTTCGGCGTTCCAGTACGCGAGCGAGTAACCTTCGCGGGACACCGTCGGCGCAGCCGGGCCGTTCACGCGCAGCCCCGCGGCTGCCGCGCTGTTCTCGGGAAACACATATACGTCGATCACGTGCTTGCGATAACGGTACACCAGCACCGCCACCCGCTGGTGCGCGAGGTAATCCAGCCGCCCGCCTTCCAG is a window of Paraburkholderia sp. IMGN_8 DNA encoding:
- the rpsR gene encoding 30S ribosomal protein S18, which gives rise to MPRPTGKKFDKRRQQQNPLFKRKKFCRFTAAGVDHIDYKDIETLKDFIGENGKITPARLTGTKSHYQRQLDTAIKRARFLALVPYTDQHKA
- the priB gene encoding primosomal replication protein N, with translation MNRLQLTASVVEREPVRYTPAGVPIAGCTLHHRTEVVEAGIARQVELTMQAVAAGEASGKLESCQMGVETLFTGFLAKKHRNARTLVFHITELQDIGKD
- the rpsF gene encoding 30S ribosomal protein S6, whose protein sequence is MRHYEIVFIVHPDQSEQVPAMIERYKSTITSHGGQIHRIEDWGRRQLAYMIEKLAKAHYVCMNIECDQTTLDELEHAFKFNDAVLRHLIVKMKKAETGPSPMMKEVQREEAKKSAATQPSEAQA